A single window of Hymenobacter sp. APR13 DNA harbors:
- a CDS encoding dihydroorotase, translated as MILLQNTRIASENSPVLAEGDVLIVEGVIQQIGPGLAVPEGARVIDARGRILMPAMFDAHVHFRAPGFENKETITTGSEAAINGGVTGVVMMPNTRPAIDSAAVVSTVLESAARKSRIPVYTSGCVTKDRAGKELAEIDGMRLLGVTMLTDDGDTTNDPAVLLRAMQYATEFGMFFASHCEVPELAGPRALNEGVMSYRLGIKGSPACAEEIIIDRDIRLARAAGAHVHIQHVSSKMGMETIKWWKSRGDVKVTAEVAPHHLLFTEEHIGDYDTNYKMNPPLRTQEDCDALLEGLKEGVFDLIATDHAPHTPFEKAQDFISAPNGITGLETALVSLYHFFVRTEKFGWDLVVKRYSAEPRRLMGLPVPTIEVGQPAECLLFDTEAETTFTREFMKSKSQNTPFINQTLQGRVDMVVLGSEILLEREATVAVG; from the coding sequence ATGATTCTGCTCCAAAACACCCGCATCGCCTCCGAAAATTCCCCCGTGCTTGCTGAAGGCGATGTGCTGATTGTCGAAGGAGTCATCCAGCAAATTGGCCCCGGCCTGGCCGTTCCGGAGGGTGCCCGCGTCATCGACGCGCGCGGCCGCATTCTGATGCCGGCCATGTTTGATGCCCACGTGCACTTCCGCGCCCCGGGCTTCGAGAACAAGGAAACCATCACCACGGGCAGCGAAGCGGCCATCAACGGCGGCGTGACCGGCGTGGTGATGATGCCCAACACCCGTCCGGCCATCGACTCGGCGGCGGTGGTGTCCACGGTGCTGGAAAGCGCCGCCCGCAAGTCCCGGATTCCGGTGTACACGTCCGGCTGCGTCACCAAGGACCGGGCGGGCAAGGAGCTGGCCGAAATCGACGGGATGCGCCTGCTCGGGGTGACCATGCTGACCGACGACGGCGACACCACCAACGACCCGGCCGTGCTGCTGCGGGCCATGCAGTATGCCACCGAGTTCGGGATGTTCTTCGCCAGCCACTGCGAGGTGCCGGAGCTGGCCGGGCCGCGCGCCCTCAACGAAGGCGTGATGAGCTACCGGCTCGGCATCAAAGGCTCGCCGGCCTGCGCCGAAGAAATCATCATCGACCGGGATATCCGGCTGGCCCGGGCGGCGGGGGCACACGTGCACATCCAGCACGTGTCCAGCAAGATGGGTATGGAAACCATTAAGTGGTGGAAGTCGCGCGGCGACGTGAAGGTGACGGCCGAGGTGGCCCCGCACCACCTGCTGTTCACCGAGGAGCACATCGGCGACTACGACACCAACTACAAGATGAACCCGCCGCTGCGCACCCAGGAAGATTGTGACGCGCTGCTCGAAGGGCTCAAGGAGGGCGTATTCGACCTCATTGCCACCGACCACGCCCCGCACACGCCCTTCGAAAAAGCCCAGGACTTCATCAGCGCCCCCAACGGCATCACCGGCCTGGAAACGGCCCTGGTGTCGCTCTACCACTTCTTCGTGCGGACGGAGAAATTCGGGTGGGATTTGGTGGTGAAGCGGTACTCGGCCGAGCCCCGCCGCCTGATGGGCCTGCCGGTGCCTACCATTGAAGTCGGCCAGCCGGCCGAGTGCCTGCTGTTCGATACGGAAGCCGAAACCACCTTCACCCGGGAGTTCATGAAGTCCAAGTCCCAGAACACGCCCTTCATCAACCAGACGCTGCAAGGCCGGGTGGATATGGTGGTACTGGGTTCGGAAATCCTGCTGGAGCGGGAAGCCACGGTAGCCGTCGGCTAG